In Brachypodium distachyon strain Bd21 chromosome 2, Brachypodium_distachyon_v3.0, whole genome shotgun sequence, one genomic interval encodes:
- the LOC100837673 gene encoding 3-ketoacyl-CoA synthase 6 has translation MGSSPHVNFLKMVNRLVVNNFFAVVAVTGAAAMLIRRDIVGQMPPVHALMVLLLMMILAAKMRRRREVYLVEYGCFGPKSCYRTPFATCLEHAHLMPYLVDEESVAFAMRLLERSGLGEETCVPDAYHYMPPDRSLRASREEAELVIFSAVDDVFAKTTTVIKPCDIDVLIVNCSIFTPTPVFADMVVNRYKLRDDVKSVNLSGMGCSAGLVSVGLAKNILHAAPLGTRVLVVSTEILSSQYYVGTERAMLLPNCLFRMGAAAMILSNSPEEDQARFRLRCVVRTVTAAHDADYRCVFQEEDDKGNTGIRLSKDLATTAGYALKNNIAAFGPLVLPASEQLLVALSLLKRKLLSGRAKVRLYRPNFRTAFEHICIHAGGRGVIDEVQHGLGLSDDDVEASRMTLHRFGNTSSSSVFYELAYMEAKGRMSKGDRLWMISFGAGFDCNSVAWECVKPKQPGDADGPWADSLARYPMQLPEIDKDM, from the coding sequence ATGGGCTCGTCACCTCACGTCAACTTCCTCAAGATGGTGAACCGGCTTGTGGTGAACAACTTCTTTGCGGTCGTCGCGGTGACCGGCGCCGCGGCCATGCTGATCCGGAGGGATATCGTGGGCCAGATGCCGCCTGTCCACGCCTtgatggtgctgctgctgatgatgaTCCTGGCGGCCAAgatgcgccggcgccgggaggTGTACCTGGTGGAGTACGGCTGCTTCGGCCCCAAGTCGTGCTACCGCACGCCGTTCGCCACGTGCCTGGAGCACGCGCACCTGATGCCGTACCTGGTGGACGAGGAGAGCGTGGCCTTCGCGATGCGTCTCCTGGAGCGGTCGGGGCTGGGCGAGGAGACCTGCGTGCCGGACGCGTACCACTACATGCCCCCGGACCGCAGCCTGAGGGCGTCCCGGGAGGAGGCAGAGCTGGTCATATTCTCCGCGGTCGACGACGTGTTCGCCAAGACGACAACCGTGATCAAGCCGTGCGACATCGACGTCCTCATCGTCAACTGCAGCATCTTCACGCCGACTCCCGTGTTCGCCGACATGGTCGTCAACAGATACAAGCTCCGGGACGACGTGAAGAGCGTGAACCTGTCCGGGATGGGTTGCAGCGCCGGGCTCGTCTCCGTGGGCCTCGCCAAGAACATCCTCCACGCGGCGCCGCTGGGCACGCGCGTGCTTGTCGTGTCCACGGAGATCCTCTCGTCGCAGTACTACGTGGGCACCGAGCGCGCGATGCTGCTTCCCAACTGCCTCTTCCGCATGGGCGCGGCGGCCATGATCCTCTCAAACTCACCGGAGGAGGATCAGGCGCGCTTCCGGCTCCGCTGCGTGGTGCGCACCGTGACCGCCGCGCATGACGCCGACTACCGGTGCGTGTtccaggaggaggacgacaaGGGCAACACGGGCATCCGTCTCTCCAAGGACCTCGCCACAACCGCCGGCTACGCGCTCAAGAACAACATCGCCGCGTTTGGGCCCCTCGTCCTGCCGGCCTCGGAAcagctcctcgtggcgctctCCTTGCTCAAGAGGAAGCTCCTGAGCGGGCGAGCCAAGGTGAGGCTGTACCGCCCGAACTTCCGCACCGCATTCGAGCACATCTGCATCCACGCGGGGGGGCGCGGCGTCATCGACGAGGTGCAGCATGGCCTTGGGCtctccgacgacgacgtcgaggCGTCGCGGATGACGCTGCACAGGTTCGGCAACACGTCGAGCAGTTCCGTCTTCTATGAGCTGGCCTACATGGAGGCCAAGGGCCGGATGAGCAAGGGCGACAGGCTGTGGATGATCTCCTTCGGTGCCGGCTTCGACTGCAACAGCGTCGCGTGGGAGTGCGTCAAGCCGAAGCAGCCCGGCGACGCAGACGGGCCGTGGGCCGACAGCCTCGCCCGCTACCCGATGCAGCTCCCCGAAATCGACAAGGACATGTGA